From Sphingopyxis sp. USTB-05, the proteins below share one genomic window:
- a CDS encoding serine hydrolase, which produces MSSASLALFAGQVFAPALAETPTPAPVISPATPEALIGLDAYIEGARQTWQVPGLSIAIVKDDQIIYSRGFGVREDGKPGKVDADTVFAIGSATKAFTAAALGMLVDEKKIEWDGAVHDYMPSFELQDPYVTRHVTVRDLLSHRTGVVTNGSLWYGSGFDRQEIIRRLRFQAETLGFRNQFQYQNEMFIVAGEIVTAVSGASFDQFITRRIFEPLGMRRTSTSITALKAMNNVATPHVLLEGRMIPVEYRMIDNVGGAGVINSSARDMAQWLRLQLGGGTFEGKRLIAPTTLAEMHSGQIVPRGRADPLFKFSEYGLGWGVQEYRGQKIVQHSGAIDGMQSMVAMIPERKLGIVVLTNGLRTKLAAAVELRVLDAFLGGPATDHSAAMKQENDDAVRIAREKAAAMSGPEAIAPARLPLGRYVGTYSSDLLGKISITLADGKLKLARPQATAMLNHDRNDMFKAQWDSPGQMSIIGQTPVGFTFAPDGEIATLELGGDKFARE; this is translated from the coding sequence GTGTCTAGCGCGAGCCTGGCCCTGTTCGCCGGTCAGGTCTTCGCTCCGGCTTTGGCCGAGACGCCCACTCCAGCGCCGGTGATATCGCCGGCGACGCCGGAAGCGCTCATAGGGCTCGACGCATATATCGAGGGCGCCCGGCAGACTTGGCAAGTGCCGGGCCTGTCCATCGCGATCGTCAAGGATGACCAAATTATATATTCCAGAGGTTTCGGTGTCCGCGAGGATGGCAAGCCGGGCAAGGTCGATGCCGATACCGTCTTTGCGATCGGATCCGCGACCAAGGCTTTCACTGCCGCGGCGCTCGGCATGCTCGTCGATGAGAAGAAGATCGAGTGGGACGGCGCGGTGCACGATTATATGCCGTCGTTCGAACTTCAGGACCCCTATGTCACCCGCCACGTGACCGTACGCGATCTGCTGTCGCATCGCACCGGCGTCGTTACCAACGGCAGCCTCTGGTATGGATCGGGGTTCGACCGTCAGGAAATCATCCGGCGGCTACGCTTTCAGGCCGAGACGCTCGGTTTTCGCAACCAGTTTCAGTATCAGAATGAGATGTTCATCGTTGCGGGCGAGATCGTCACCGCAGTGAGCGGCGCCAGCTTTGACCAATTCATTACCCGCCGCATATTCGAGCCGCTGGGAATGCGCCGGACCAGCACCAGTATTACCGCTCTCAAAGCGATGAACAATGTCGCAACGCCGCATGTGCTGCTCGAAGGCAGGATGATACCGGTCGAATATCGCATGATCGACAATGTCGGCGGCGCCGGGGTGATCAACTCCAGCGCTCGCGACATGGCGCAGTGGCTGCGCCTGCAATTAGGTGGCGGCACTTTCGAGGGCAAGCGGCTGATCGCCCCCACGACGCTGGCGGAAATGCATAGCGGTCAGATCGTCCCGCGCGGACGAGCCGACCCGCTTTTCAAGTTCAGTGAATACGGCCTTGGCTGGGGCGTGCAGGAATATCGCGGTCAAAAGATTGTCCAGCATTCCGGGGCGATCGACGGGATGCAGAGCATGGTTGCAATGATACCTGAAAGGAAGCTCGGCATAGTCGTGCTGACCAACGGCCTGCGCACAAAGCTGGCTGCGGCCGTCGAATTGCGAGTGCTTGATGCGTTCCTTGGCGGGCCTGCGACCGATCACAGCGCCGCCATGAAGCAGGAGAATGATGACGCGGTCCGAATTGCGCGAGAAAAGGCAGCGGCGATGTCGGGTCCAGAGGCGATTGCGCCCGCGCGACTGCCGCTCGGTCGCTATGTCGGCACCTATTCGAGCGACTTGCTCGGTAAGATCTCGATCACGCTGGCCGACGGCAAGCTCAAGCTAGCACGTCCGCAGGCAACGGCGATGCTCAACCATGATCGCAACGATATGTTCAAGGCACAGTGGGATAGTCCTGGCCAGATGAGCATAATCGGCCAAACCCCCGTCGGGTTCACCTTTGCCCCGGATGGAGAGATCGCCACTCTGGAACTCGGTGGCGACAAATTTGCGCGCGAATAG
- a CDS encoding AlpA family transcriptional regulator: protein MSDRPDRLVRLATVISRTGLSRSTIYEKIADGTFPSQIRLSKTAVGWRESQLDRWIADPPSYRTDITG, encoded by the coding sequence ATGAGCGACCGCCCCGACCGACTTGTTCGCCTCGCAACTGTAATTTCGCGCACCGGGCTCTCGCGATCAACGATCTACGAGAAGATCGCCGACGGCACTTTTCCGAGCCAGATCCGCTTGAGCAAAACTGCCGTCGGCTGGCGAGAGTCGCAACTTGATCGATGGATTGCAGACCCACCCTCTTATCGAACCGACATTACGGGGTAA
- a CDS encoding energy transducer TonB: MWHFSTLTGFLALAFMPQAYAAEPMRLQPSSNWHVNYADDSCRLARSFGSGEEEVTLVLDRFRPGPRVHMTLVGSPVDVRSDVRRIVLRFGPNDAEFEKRFAPGTLDNGKAAIVVGGNVWITGYDAKEAALEDEGEPNRRRPIDPALYSAIQFLELRIAGKRSVVLETGSMLAAEQALTACNDDLLRGWGIDAEVDKRLSRRVTPNGDPRKWLRSSDYPSRMRFLGYQGLVHFRLIVDERGIPQSCHIQLSTRPKDFDDAVCNKIMARARFQPALDADGKPVASYYTNSAHFAIPTRSW; encoded by the coding sequence ATGTGGCACTTTTCAACTTTAACCGGTTTCCTAGCTTTGGCCTTCATGCCGCAAGCTTACGCAGCAGAGCCGATGCGCCTCCAGCCGTCGTCAAACTGGCACGTCAACTATGCCGACGACAGTTGCCGGCTGGCGCGTTCATTCGGTAGTGGCGAAGAAGAGGTGACGCTTGTCCTCGACCGATTTCGGCCGGGCCCGAGAGTCCATATGACACTTGTCGGTAGTCCGGTCGACGTGCGTAGCGATGTACGCAGAATCGTTCTTCGCTTCGGTCCGAACGATGCCGAATTCGAGAAAAGGTTTGCACCCGGCACCCTCGACAACGGAAAGGCCGCGATCGTCGTCGGCGGGAACGTGTGGATCACGGGCTATGATGCCAAAGAGGCGGCTCTGGAAGATGAGGGAGAGCCAAATAGGCGACGGCCCATCGATCCCGCGCTCTACTCCGCGATCCAATTTCTCGAACTGCGCATTGCTGGCAAGCGGTCGGTTGTACTCGAAACCGGATCAATGTTGGCCGCCGAACAGGCGCTGACAGCCTGCAACGACGATTTGCTTCGCGGTTGGGGCATCGATGCCGAGGTAGACAAGAGGCTGTCGCGCCGCGTCACGCCTAACGGCGACCCCCGCAAATGGTTGAGGAGCAGCGATTATCCGTCTCGGATGAGGTTCCTTGGCTACCAAGGGCTGGTACATTTCCGATTGATTGTCGATGAACGGGGAATCCCTCAGAGCTGCCATATCCAGCTCTCGACTCGGCCGAAGGACTTCGACGACGCGGTGTGCAACAAGATCATGGCACGCGCCCGGTTCCAGCCGGCGCTCGACGCGGACGGAAAGCCGGTCGCCTCCTATTATACCAACAGCGCTCACTTCGCCATTCCCACACGCTCGTGGTAA
- the trbK-alt gene encoding putative entry exclusion protein TrbK-alt, with the protein MGRAGGLVMAAIVVGLALTLALIAALDPPAPRASAPQISGADAPPDYGDTLRRCRTATEADPECKAAWEAKRRHFFRSGKPEQ; encoded by the coding sequence ATGGGCCGGGCGGGCGGGCTGGTGATGGCGGCAATTGTCGTGGGTCTTGCGCTGACCCTTGCCCTCATCGCCGCGCTCGATCCGCCCGCGCCCCGTGCGTCCGCTCCCCAAATCTCCGGAGCGGACGCACCCCCCGACTATGGCGACACGTTGCGCCGCTGCCGAACAGCCACCGAGGCCGATCCCGAGTGCAAGGCGGCCTGGGAAGCCAAGCGGCGCCACTTCTTCCGTTCTGGAAAGCCCGAGCAATGA
- a CDS encoding DUF2274 domain-containing protein has protein sequence MSKLRLGPIIEEKPVKLTIELPGALVRDLQDYGAVHAKLNGLPEAIPPERLIPPMIERFIGSDREFSKQRRRKP, from the coding sequence ATGAGCAAGCTTCGCCTTGGCCCGATCATTGAAGAGAAGCCCGTCAAACTTACGATTGAGCTCCCGGGCGCTCTCGTGCGCGACCTTCAAGATTATGGTGCTGTCCATGCCAAGTTGAACGGATTGCCCGAGGCGATCCCGCCCGAGCGGCTCATTCCTCCTATGATCGAACGCTTTATTGGGAGCGATCGGGAGTTTAGCAAGCAGCGCCGGAGGAAGCCATGA
- a CDS encoding TrbI/VirB10 family protein — protein sequence MAPPSPDGFRLEGELPNVMRLSRKTLAVLGGAAGIAIGGALLWALRPVDPKAAQELYEVAVPNRSETVTGAPADYGAVPKLGPPLPGDLGRPIVSAQKAGEPMPVPAMGPPPADPAQSARKQARLRAMQEREAAQGSRLFLGGTGGAMSGTTAAEALSSQAQAANVPEGAKTGRQAFLAGGPRGGAESGERIVAPSSAAVIQAGTVIPAALITGIRSDLPGQITAQVTQNIYDSPTGRLLLVPQGARLIGEYDSEVAAGQRRVLLAWDRLILPGGRSIRLDRQPGADAAGYAGLEDRVNSHWGRMLRAALVSSLLGVGTELAASGEGDLVRALRSGLQDGTNEAGRRVVEREISMAPTLTVRPGFVFRVIVTRDLVFENSERR from the coding sequence ATGGCGCCGCCCAGTCCCGACGGCTTTCGTCTCGAGGGCGAGCTGCCGAACGTGATGCGCTTGTCGCGAAAGACGCTCGCCGTGCTGGGCGGGGCCGCAGGAATCGCAATCGGGGGCGCCTTGCTCTGGGCGCTGCGGCCAGTCGATCCCAAAGCCGCGCAGGAACTTTACGAGGTCGCGGTGCCGAACCGTTCCGAGACTGTGACCGGCGCCCCGGCCGATTATGGCGCCGTCCCGAAACTCGGTCCGCCCCTGCCGGGCGATTTAGGCCGACCGATCGTATCGGCGCAGAAGGCGGGCGAGCCGATGCCCGTGCCCGCAATGGGGCCGCCGCCAGCCGACCCCGCGCAATCGGCACGTAAACAGGCAAGACTGCGCGCTATGCAGGAGCGTGAAGCCGCCCAAGGCAGTCGGCTCTTCTTGGGGGGAACCGGCGGTGCGATGTCCGGAACGACTGCAGCCGAGGCGCTGTCTTCGCAAGCTCAGGCCGCAAACGTACCAGAAGGTGCAAAAACGGGCCGGCAGGCTTTTCTCGCCGGAGGCCCGCGTGGTGGGGCCGAAAGCGGTGAGCGCATTGTTGCGCCGAGCTCGGCCGCAGTCATTCAGGCAGGAACCGTTATCCCGGCAGCGTTGATCACTGGTATCCGCTCGGACCTGCCCGGCCAGATCACTGCGCAGGTCACGCAGAATATCTACGATAGCCCTACGGGACGCTTGTTGCTGGTTCCGCAGGGCGCCCGATTGATCGGCGAATATGACAGCGAGGTCGCGGCAGGTCAGCGCCGGGTACTTCTGGCTTGGGATCGGCTCATTTTACCCGGAGGACGATCTATTCGCCTCGATCGCCAGCCGGGTGCCGATGCGGCCGGCTATGCAGGACTCGAGGATCGCGTGAACAGTCACTGGGGACGCATGCTGCGCGCCGCCTTGGTTTCGTCGCTACTCGGAGTCGGTACAGAATTGGCGGCGAGCGGCGAGGGCGATCTTGTCCGAGCGCTTCGGTCCGGCCTGCAGGACGGCACGAATGAAGCGGGACGGCGAGTTGTCGAGCGAGAGATTTCCATGGCGCCGACGCTCACGGTGCGCCCCGGCTTCGTCTTTCGCGTCATCGTGACGCGGGATCTCGTTTTTGAGAACAGCGAGCGTAGGTGA
- a CDS encoding aminotransferase class I/II-fold pyridoxal phosphate-dependent enzyme, with protein MPVEIDPFHAITISRLAHRMRAEGRSVIHMEFGQPSTGAPAAAIEAAHHILDTDGMGYWESPELKARIAAHYEETYGVGVEPEQVILTCGASPALVLALSCLFSPGARVALARPGYVAYRNTLKALHLEPVELACGEAERFQITAEAVERLEPAPDGLIVASPANPTGTIIPPEELRALAEVCERRGIALVSDEIYHGLSYTRPAETMLKHSPDALIVNSFSKYFSMAGWRLGWLVVPEKLIDAARARMGNLFLTPPSLAQHAGLIAFDCREELEGHIQTYARNRELLLKALPKMGLRRIAPPDGAFYIYADVGHLTDDSLAFCEALLRDTGVAVAPGLDFDPVDGKAFIRLSFAVSTDLVEEAIRRIEPWLTAQKAAGAAIPLAG; from the coding sequence ATGCCGGTCGAAATCGATCCCTTTCATGCCATCACGATCAGCCGTCTTGCGCATCGGATGCGCGCCGAGGGACGGTCGGTGATCCATATGGAGTTCGGTCAACCCTCGACCGGCGCTCCCGCGGCGGCGATCGAGGCGGCACACCATATTCTCGATACCGACGGCATGGGCTATTGGGAAAGTCCGGAACTGAAGGCACGTATCGCGGCGCACTATGAAGAAACCTATGGGGTCGGCGTCGAACCCGAACAGGTCATCCTCACCTGCGGCGCGTCACCGGCGCTGGTCCTTGCGCTCTCCTGCCTGTTTTCCCCCGGCGCCCGGGTTGCGCTGGCGCGCCCCGGCTATGTTGCCTATCGCAATACGCTGAAAGCCCTTCATCTGGAGCCGGTCGAGCTCGCCTGCGGCGAAGCCGAACGGTTCCAGATCACGGCCGAAGCGGTCGAACGGCTTGAGCCCGCGCCCGATGGGCTGATCGTCGCGAGCCCGGCCAACCCCACCGGCACGATCATTCCGCCGGAGGAATTGCGGGCTTTGGCGGAGGTCTGCGAACGCCGCGGCATTGCCCTTGTCTCGGACGAAATCTATCACGGGCTAAGCTATACCCGTCCCGCTGAAACTATGCTGAAGCACTCGCCCGATGCGCTGATCGTCAACAGCTTTTCGAAATATTTCAGCATGGCGGGCTGGCGCCTCGGTTGGCTCGTCGTTCCCGAGAAGCTGATCGACGCGGCGCGTGCCCGCATGGGCAATTTGTTCCTGACGCCGCCCTCTCTCGCTCAGCATGCCGGCCTGATCGCGTTCGACTGCCGCGAGGAGCTCGAAGGTCATATCCAAACCTATGCGCGCAATCGCGAACTCTTACTCAAAGCGCTTCCCAAAATGGGGCTTCGGCGGATCGCTCCGCCCGATGGCGCTTTCTATATCTACGCCGATGTCGGCCATTTGACGGATGACAGCCTCGCCTTCTGCGAAGCCTTACTGCGCGACACGGGCGTGGCGGTGGCGCCCGGGCTGGATTTCGATCCGGTCGATGGCAAGGCTTTCATCCGCCTCAGCTTCGCGGTCTCCACCGACCTGGTCGAGGAGGCGATACGGCGCATTGAACCATGGCTGACTGCCCAAAAGGCGGCCGGAGCGGCTATCCCGCTCGCTGGATGA
- the trbJ gene encoding P-type conjugative transfer protein TrbJ: MKKNILRSITAAALVAASVSGPMLSAPASAQVGGIVHDPRNYSQNILTAARTLEQINNQIKQLQNQATSLLNEARNLQSLPTSTLGELQAQIDQTKQLLTEAEGIAYDVADIRKGFEQRYKGTAFSGPTSALVANAEARWKDSVGAFEDAMKVQAGIVSNMGGTRTSISTIVGASQSATGALQAAQAGNQLLAIQSQQIADLAAVMTAQGRAEMLGAARAAAAEAEGRERFRRFRKGD, from the coding sequence ATGAAGAAGAATATCCTCCGCTCGATCACCGCAGCGGCGCTCGTCGCCGCGAGTGTGTCGGGTCCGATGCTTTCAGCGCCGGCGAGCGCACAGGTCGGCGGCATCGTCCACGATCCGCGCAACTATTCGCAGAATATCCTGACCGCCGCGCGCACGCTCGAGCAGATCAACAACCAGATCAAGCAGCTCCAGAACCAGGCGACGTCGCTGCTCAACGAGGCACGCAACCTCCAGAGCCTGCCGACCTCGACGCTCGGCGAACTGCAGGCGCAGATCGACCAGACCAAGCAGCTGCTCACCGAGGCCGAAGGCATTGCCTATGACGTCGCCGATATCCGCAAGGGCTTCGAGCAGCGCTACAAGGGAACCGCCTTCTCGGGCCCGACGTCGGCATTGGTCGCCAATGCCGAGGCGCGCTGGAAAGACAGCGTCGGAGCGTTCGAGGATGCGATGAAGGTGCAGGCCGGTATCGTCTCGAACATGGGCGGGACGCGGACGTCGATCTCGACGATCGTCGGCGCCAGCCAGTCGGCGACCGGCGCGCTGCAGGCGGCGCAGGCGGGCAACCAGTTGCTCGCGATCCAGTCGCAGCAGATCGCCGACCTTGCCGCCGTCATGACGGCGCAGGGCCGCGCCGAGATGCTGGGCGCCGCGCGCGCCGCCGCAGCCGAGGCCGAAGGCCGCGAACGCTTCCGCCGCTTCCGCAAGGGCGATTGA
- the trbL gene encoding P-type conjugative transfer protein TrbL — protein MNDTGVIDNFLSVFSTYIDSGFGLLGGEVGFLSSTLIVIDVTIAALFWAWGTDEDVLQRLIKKTLYIGVFAFIIGNFQALSVILLESFAGLGLKASGGAMAVGDFMGPGMIAATGLDAAEPLLDATADLVGPVGLFTNFVQILILLIAWVIVVLAFFILAVQVFVTILEFKLVTLAGFVLLPFAFFNRTAFMAERVLGHVISSGIKLLVLAVITGIGVTLFERFMEAGLGTEPDIREVMAIALGALTLLGLGIFGPSVANGIVAGGPQLGAGAAAGTTLAAGATIAAGAAGATLATGAAASMAGKGAAGASRAAGSASASYARGAAGNSGMRAFGSGMANVARDAASGAGSPLRKAAAKLRQNFADGQASKAAPAAATGAEASGQPAWAAAMKRRQAITSGATIGAQTLKQGDSHGAGSAPDISQKD, from the coding sequence ATGAACGACACCGGCGTCATCGACAATTTCCTGTCGGTCTTCTCGACCTATATAGACAGCGGCTTCGGCCTGCTCGGCGGCGAGGTCGGCTTCCTGTCCTCGACACTCATCGTGATCGACGTGACGATTGCGGCGCTCTTCTGGGCGTGGGGCACCGATGAGGACGTGCTGCAGCGGCTCATCAAGAAGACGCTCTATATTGGCGTCTTCGCCTTCATCATCGGCAACTTTCAGGCGTTGTCGGTCATCCTGCTCGAGAGCTTCGCAGGCTTGGGTCTCAAGGCGAGCGGTGGGGCGATGGCGGTCGGCGACTTCATGGGCCCCGGCATGATTGCCGCGACCGGTCTCGATGCCGCCGAGCCGCTGCTCGATGCGACCGCCGATCTCGTAGGCCCCGTCGGGCTCTTCACCAACTTCGTCCAGATCCTGATCCTGCTGATCGCCTGGGTGATCGTCGTGCTCGCCTTCTTCATACTCGCAGTGCAGGTCTTCGTCACGATCCTCGAATTCAAGCTCGTGACGCTCGCGGGCTTCGTCCTGCTGCCCTTCGCCTTCTTCAATCGCACCGCCTTCATGGCCGAGCGCGTCCTCGGGCATGTCATTTCCTCAGGCATCAAGCTGCTTGTCCTCGCGGTGATCACCGGGATTGGCGTCACGCTGTTCGAGCGCTTCATGGAGGCGGGCCTCGGCACCGAGCCCGACATCCGCGAAGTGATGGCGATCGCGCTCGGCGCGCTCACGCTCTTGGGCCTCGGCATTTTTGGTCCGAGCGTCGCCAACGGCATCGTCGCCGGTGGTCCGCAGCTCGGCGCTGGTGCCGCGGCGGGAACGACCTTGGCCGCTGGCGCGACGATTGCCGCCGGAGCCGCCGGCGCCACCCTCGCAACGGGTGCCGCCGCATCGATGGCCGGGAAGGGCGCGGCAGGTGCCTCGCGGGCTGCCGGATCGGCCTCCGCCTCTTACGCGCGCGGTGCTGCGGGCAATTCCGGGATGCGGGCCTTTGGTTCGGGCATGGCCAATGTCGCGCGCGACGCAGCGAGCGGCGCGGGTTCGCCCTTGCGTAAGGCCGCGGCCAAGCTTCGCCAGAACTTTGCCGACGGACAGGCGAGCAAGGCGGCGCCCGCCGCTGCAACCGGTGCGGAAGCCTCCGGCCAGCCGGCTTGGGCCGCCGCCATGAAGCGACGGCAGGCGATCACCTCGGGCGCCACGATCGGCGCGCAGACACTCAAGCAAGGCGACAGCCATGGCGCCGGTTCAGCCCCCGATATCAGCCAGAAGGATTGA
- the trbF gene encoding conjugal transfer protein TrbF: MFRRPHQHYGKSPEPVTPYQRAAQIWDDRIGSARIQAKNWRLAFFGCLALSGGLASALVWQSLRGTITPWVVEVDKLGEARAVAPADADYAPTDPQVAFHLARFIEHIRSIPADPVVLRANWLSAYDFAATSGAQALNDYARNNDPFAEVGKQQVAVDVSSVIRASKDSFRIAWTERRYQDGGLIETSRWSAIVTVTIQPPRTPEALQKNPLGLRVTAINLSKELSQ, from the coding sequence ATGTTCCGACGACCACACCAACATTACGGAAAATCGCCCGAGCCGGTGACCCCCTATCAGCGCGCCGCGCAGATTTGGGACGATCGGATCGGCTCGGCGCGGATCCAGGCGAAGAATTGGCGGCTCGCCTTCTTCGGCTGCCTCGCGCTTTCGGGCGGGCTCGCCTCGGCGCTTGTCTGGCAGTCGCTGCGCGGCACGATCACCCCTTGGGTGGTTGAGGTCGACAAGCTCGGCGAGGCGAGGGCGGTCGCGCCGGCGGACGCCGACTATGCGCCCACCGATCCGCAGGTTGCCTTTCACCTTGCGCGCTTCATCGAGCATATCCGCTCGATCCCCGCCGATCCCGTAGTGCTGCGCGCGAACTGGCTCAGCGCCTATGATTTTGCGGCGACGTCGGGCGCGCAGGCACTCAACGATTATGCGCGCAACAACGACCCGTTCGCCGAGGTCGGCAAGCAGCAGGTCGCTGTCGATGTGTCGAGCGTGATCCGCGCGTCGAAGGACAGCTTCCGCATCGCCTGGACCGAGCGCCGTTATCAGGACGGCGGCCTCATCGAGACCTCGCGCTGGTCGGCGATCGTGACCGTCACGATCCAGCCGCCGCGCACCCCCGAGGCACTGCAAAAAAATCCCCTCGGTCTCCGAGTGACCGCCATCAATCTTTCCAAGGAGCTCAGCCAATGA
- the trbG gene encoding P-type conjugative transfer protein TrbG, with translation MLVGAALLALPLHAAPGDPRTQVGRANDAARVQPERTTFLNAIQQYAWAEGALFQVYTAPGQVTDIALQEGEELVGPGPVAAGDTVRWIIGDTLSGEGATRRVHILVKPTRPDIVTNLIINTSRRTYHVELRATPSTYMAAVSWRYPRDELIALRAAEAERVRAAPVAGGIDLPSLNFAYRISGDKVAWRPLRAFDDGRQLFVEFGPSVATGEMPPLFAVGEKGAAELLNYRVDGRFMIVDRLFERGELRLGAGKAAKKVRISRDTPVERGRP, from the coding sequence ATGCTCGTAGGCGCCGCACTGTTGGCTTTGCCCCTCCACGCAGCACCTGGCGATCCGCGCACGCAGGTCGGTCGCGCCAACGATGCAGCGCGCGTGCAGCCCGAGCGCACGACCTTCCTCAATGCTATCCAGCAATATGCTTGGGCAGAGGGCGCGTTGTTCCAGGTCTATACCGCGCCGGGCCAGGTGACCGATATCGCGCTACAGGAAGGCGAGGAGCTGGTCGGGCCCGGTCCGGTCGCCGCCGGCGATACGGTTCGGTGGATTATCGGCGACACGCTGAGCGGCGAAGGCGCGACGCGGCGCGTTCATATCCTTGTGAAACCAACGCGGCCCGACATTGTCACGAATTTGATCATCAACACGAGCCGCAGGACTTATCACGTCGAGCTTCGCGCGACGCCATCGACCTATATGGCCGCTGTTTCGTGGCGCTATCCGCGGGACGAGCTGATCGCGCTTCGCGCCGCCGAAGCCGAGCGTGTGCGGGCCGCGCCGGTCGCCGGCGGGATCGACCTGCCGTCGCTCAACTTCGCGTATCGGATCAGCGGCGACAAGGTCGCATGGCGACCGTTGCGCGCGTTCGACGACGGCCGGCAGCTCTTCGTCGAGTTCGGCCCTTCGGTTGCGACCGGCGAAATGCCGCCGCTGTTTGCGGTCGGCGAGAAAGGGGCGGCCGAACTCCTGAATTACCGGGTCGATGGCCGCTTCATGATCGTCGACCGGCTGTTCGAACGCGGCGAGCTACGGCTCGGGGCAGGTAAGGCGGCGAAGAAGGTTCGCATCTCGCGCGACACGCCGGTCGAGCGAGGCCGCCCGTGA